The DNA region CTGCAATTGTGGCCGCCGCCAGCTGAAAGTTGTTGGTGAGAAACTCATAGAATTTGCCGGTTGTTGCGTCACGATAGCCAATTCGACGCAACTTCGGTGCGCCGCGTTTGATCGCATGAGCGCTGGATAATTGAATGACCTGATCACTGATAATACCTTTGCTGCTGTCGGCATAGCGACGTTCTTCCACGCGATAGACGGCTTTGGCGCGCAAGCGGGTTACAAAGAAAACTCCTTTATCTGTCAATAACTTAAACCAGCGGTAATCCACGTAGCCTTTATCAAACGCAACGATGCTGCCTTTGGGAAAATCAAATTTTCGTCCCTCAATCATGTCGTTTTCCTGGCCATCACTGAGTGCGACAAACTCCGGCACTTGGGTGCCATGATTCAGGCCAACACTTAATTTTACATTTGCTGTGTCATCTCGATGCGCCGCCCAGGGAAATACCGACAGCGATAAATCAATCGCGCTGGCATCAAGGGAGTACAGCGGATTTTTAAACTGGAATTTGTGTTTGCCCTGCATGGATTTACAGCGGTGAAGCAGACGAGCAAATACGTGTTTGTAGAGTTCGGCGGGCTGTACTTCGTTGATTCGTGCCAACGTTGAACGGGCTATTGGCTTGGCACCGAGATGATAAAGTTTATGCTGCTGTGCTTCGAGATTGGATTGAATATCACGCAAGCTTTGGCGGCCAGAGAGCTGCGACATGGCCATGCCGACAAATTGATCCCAGCGGGTGGCCGAGCGCAATTTTTGGCCGACATGATGCTTTTTAGCTTCCGCTTCAAATTCATGTCTCGATAAAGGTTTGAGTAGTTGATGAAATGCGGTGTTAGAATGTGACAAAGCCTGTTTTCCTTTGTTTTACCAATGTTTGGTCGCACTTACATTGTATCAACTTGGAAAACAGGCTTTTCTTTTATCTACAAACTATGGGACAGCAGTGGCGTCATGCCGCTTTTTTATTGGTTAATCTGGATAAAACCCTCACTGGGGTTTTGACAATAAAGGATTACAATTCTTTATTGTCACCCTGCCTTCCAGCAAATTCCCTTTGGAGTACTCACGAAAAATACACTGGTTTTTGGCCGGATCGTAATTTTCAATCCAGAGGTTATCGTCCTTCCAGGTTGCTTGCATATGCATTTCGCCATCGGGAACAGTGAGCGTCATCACTCCCCCCCAATGCTTTACAAAATATTGCTCGTAGTGAAACACATACATACCCCAGCCAATAATAAGAACGATCAGGCCTCCAATAAAACCCACTTTGGCTTTGAAATAACGTCCAATGCCCCAGAATACAAAGAGGCTAACGGCAATAACAGCAAACCAGTAGAGGTACGTAATCATGGCGATACTCCTTCGATGATTAGATGAGGGCACATCAGAATAACCTGGGCCCAAACAGGATCATCGACGAGTTTAGCACTCTTTAGCGATATATTTAGCCTTGGCCCGGCGCAATCCGACCATTAACCCCAACAGGGCAAGCATCCACAGGCCGACAGAACTGCTGCCATCACTCTTTTTATTGATGAGGGTATTTTTGACCGGATTAAGGGTTGCTGCTGAGTTGGGATCTGCGTTGACAACCAGGATATTGCTAATCAGCACCAGGTGGCGATCATCAACAGTGACGTTATTTGTAGCGTCTTCAGCGGTATAGTCACGCAGGGGGATTGCATCCAGGGGCGAGCGCATATTGAAGCGATTCAGGGCAGCTATGGCATCCAGGACGTCAATACCACTGATCACCTGGCCGAAAACGGTAAATCCGCCATTTTGGGTATCCAGATTTTCCGCATTCACATCATTCAGGTTGAAAAACCACTGGCTGCTGGCGGTATCCGGACCTGAGGATTGCTTAGCCATGGCAACTGTGCCACGCACATTCGAATAGATTGGCTGGTTGGTGATTTTGGGGCCGGTTTTCACCGATTTCAGCGGGAGGCTGCCATCGTAAAAATAACCACCAGCCTGGACAACATACAATTTTCCTGACGATGAGCTGGTTACGCGGTGAATCACGTTATTTTCGTAATTACCGTAACCCTCTGCACCTTCGACATAGTTGAGGAAGTTATCAACGGTTGCCTTGGTTGCCGGGTCGTGATCGAACAAGTTAATTTGAACATTGCCCAAAACCGTTTGCACCTCCACTATCGTTGCGTGGGCATGGGCACCACATAACAAACCAAGCCCAAGGGCAGTGGTTTTCAGGGGGTGGCCGATAACGTTGTTCAGGATTTGAGCAAACGGCAATTTCATTATGGTAATAACCTCAAGGTTGATCTTGGCAAATAATGGCATATTAGCCGAATGGAGGCATGACAACACGACTTCCGTTGTAGCATTTTGTAATCTGCCGTTATACGCGCCTATTCATCGATACACTTTAACCAGTGTCCGTTGGCCTGGGGCTTTACTTCATAGCGCGCCCAGAGACGGAATTCAGTGCGCAGGCAAATTCCCGTTGCATAGGCACCATCGCCCGCCACCGTTTTATAAATAACCTGATCCTTATTCGCCGACGGGCTGCTGTCAGCGGCGTCTATGACTTGGCGCACACTCCACAAGTTCCCCAGTTTGCCATTGCTGTAGTAGCGACCTGCAATAATCTCATTGGGATGGGTAATATTTTTTTCAGCGTGTTGTTTGGCCAACTCCAATAGCTGGGTCAAGTTGTCATGCGTAATATCGATATAGGAATCCAACTCTTCCATAGCCGCCGAAAAGTCCTCCTGGGTCAGCTCGTATTGACGCTCTGAAGTTTTGGTTGGCTTGGCCAGGGTTCGGCGAGTGAGATGGGCCGGGTAGCGCCGCCAGGGAAACAGCGCATTAAACGCAACCGCCATTAGCAGGATACTGGTCACATTCACCAGGATAGGCATCAACAGGTAGTAGTATTCCAGGCGGTAGATTTCAGGCCCGCCAATCACCGCGGCAAGCGCAGTCGCACCGCCGGGTGGATGAATACAGCGTGCATAGTGCATGGCACCGACAGCCAGACCGACTGCCAGCGCGGGAGTCCAGGTTTGATCCGGGAACATCTGCTGGCAGCTGACACCGACAAAAGCGGAAATCAAGTGTCCGCCCAATACTTGCCATGGCTGTGACAAGGCTCCCTGGGGGACAGCAAATAGCAATACGGCTGACGCTCCCATGGAGGTCACCATGATCAATGTGCCTGCAGTGTGCATAAAACCATGGGGGAAATACCAGCGGGTTCCCCAATAGACAGCCAGGATACCCAGGAAAGCCCCCAAGGCAGAAACCAGTTTCTCGTGATGACTCGTGGTATTGCGCTCTATCCCCAATAACGCGCGAGCTTCATGCAGCCAATGATTAACAGACATAGGTATTGTTCCGCACCATAAAAGTGCAGCATCCTAGTGCGAGATGCTTGGCAGATCAAACTCATTCGCCAAATCCTTACACAAAATAAACAGGCAGGATTGACCTGGATCATTGGCCCTGTACCCGCTTGACCTTACCATGATGTCAAGGATTATCCTGAGCCTGGATAATTACCGAAAAGAGGCGTGTTTGTATGTACCGTTTCCATGTTCCTGCGATGACCTGTGATGGCTGTGCACGCGCAATCACCCGTGCAATCCAGCGGCAAGATCCGCAGGCCAGTATCAGTGCACTCCCCTCAAGCCACCGGGTAGATATCCAAACCGGATTGGACAAGGGCCAACTGGTGCATATTCTGGAAGAGGCCGGCTACGGCGATGGGTTGGAGGAAATCCCGCATGGCTAATACTGCGACAGAAGCAAGTCTCGACCTGCACATTGAAGGGATGACCTGTGCCTCTTGTGTCGGCCATGTGGAGCGCGCCTTGTCCAGGGTAGTTGGCGTCACCGGGGTGAATGTCAACCTGGCTACTGAACGGGCGCATATCGAGCTGGCTGATGGTACGGACACAGCCGGTATTACCCCGCAATTGATCAGCAGCGTAGAAAAAGCAGGCTACGATGCCAGCTTACTCACTACAGACGCCACGGCTATCGATGACAAGGAGGAAGAGCGCAACAACCTGCAACGCCAATTGTGGATAGCCGCCTTGTTAACCCTGCCTGTGTTTTTACTGGAAATGGGCGGACACCTGATCCCTGCCCTGCACCACTGGATCATAGCGACCCTGGGAAATAACCATTGGATCATACAGGCCATATTAACGACATGGGTCATGTTCGGCCCCGGGCAGGTCTTTTATCGCAAGGGGCTGCCAGCCCTATTCCGTTTGCAACCGGATATGAACTCACTGGTTGCCCTGGGTAGCCTTGCGGCCTGGGGATATTCGCTGGTCGCCACCTTTAAAGCCGATTGGTTGCCTGCCCAGGCTGTCCATGTCTACTACGAAGCAGCTGCAGTTATTGTCACCCTTATTTTGTTGGGCCGTTTGCTGGAGGCTCGTGCCAAAGGGCGTACCAGCGAAGCCATTCGCCAGTTAATCAAACTCCAACCACACAAGGCTCAGCGCCTGCGCGATGGCCAGCCCGAGGAAGTTGATGTCACTGCCCTGAAACCGGGCGATGTCGTATTGGTGCGCCCCGGTGAGCGTATTCCCATGGATGGCCAGTTACTTGAAGGCCAATCCTATGTCGATGAATCCATGATGACCGGTGAGCCCTTGCCTATTAACAAAAAAGCCGGCGATAACCTGATTGGTGGAACACTCAATACCACAGGTTCCCTTACCTATCGACTCACCCATGTTGGCAAAGACACATTACTTGCCAGGATTATCCAACTGGTTGAACAGGCGCAGGGCAGTAAGCTGCCTATCCAGGCAGTCGTAGATCAAGTCACGCGTTGGTTTGTACCGGCAGTGATGCTGATTGCACTGGTGACGTTTGCCGTTTGGCTGGCGGTTGGTCCGCAACCGGCACTCAGTTTTGCCCTGGTCAATGCAGTTGCGGTACTGATTATTGCCTGCCCCTGTGCCATGGGCTTGGCGACACCAACATCGATTATGGTGGCCACAGGCAGGGCTGCGAACCTGGGAATACTCTTTCGTCGAGGCGATGCATTGCAAACCCTGGCAGAGGTTCGTGTTATCGCCTTTGATAAAACCGGAACCCTGACGCAGGGCAAACCTGAATTGACAGACTTTATCGTCGCAGACGGTATCAACAGTGCGGAGTTGCTCGCCCTTGCAGCAGCGGCCGAACAACATTCGGAACATCCTATCGCCCAAGCGTTGATCAAGGCTGCCGCTGCACAGGCGTTAACGCTACCCAGGCTCCTCCAGTTTGAAGCAATTCCCGGGTTTGGCCTAAAAGCAAAACTCGAAACCCCGGCGGGCGAACAAATCCTGTATATCGGAGCCGATCGATTAATGGTGCATATAGGCTTGGCGATTGACAGCCTATCGGCTAATGCAGAGCGCCTCGCCCACGAAGGAAAAACCCCGATTTACCTCGCCGTAAATGGCCGTGTAGCGGGCATCATGGCATTGGCTGACACCATCAAGCCCGGCACCAGGGAGGCCCTGGATACCTTGCATCAACTTGGCTATAAACTGGCCATGGTCAGCGGAGATAACACGCGCACGGCACAGGCAATTGCCAGACAACTGGGGATTGATGATGTGGTTGCTGAGGTATTACCGGAACAAAAAGTCAATGTTGTAAAAACACTGCGCCAACGCAAGGGAAAAATTGCATTTGTCGGCGATGGTATCAACGATGCCCCTGCCCTTGCTGAAGCCGATGTTGGCCTGGCCATGGGAACAGGTACCGATATCGCCATTGAAAGCGCGGATGTTGTTTTAGTGCGCGGCGATGTTAATGCAGTTGCACAAGGGCTGGGATTGGCGCAGGCAACCATGCGCAATATCAAACAGAATTTATTCTGGGCATTTGCTTACAA from Cellvibrio japonicus Ueda107 includes:
- a CDS encoding IS4-like element ISCja2 family transposase, which encodes MSHSNTAFHQLLKPLSRHEFEAEAKKHHVGQKLRSATRWDQFVGMAMSQLSGRQSLRDIQSNLEAQQHKLYHLGAKPIARSTLARINEVQPAELYKHVFARLLHRCKSMQGKHKFQFKNPLYSLDASAIDLSLSVFPWAAHRDDTANVKLSVGLNHGTQVPEFVALSDGQENDMIEGRKFDFPKGSIVAFDKGYVDYRWFKLLTDKGVFFVTRLRAKAVYRVEERRYADSSKGIISDQVIQLSSAHAIKRGAPKLRRIGYRDATTGKFYEFLTNNFQLAAATIAAIYKDRWQVELFFKAIKQNLKIKAFVGTSRNAVLTQIWIAMITYLLLAFSRHSTKAGWTVQRIMRVIQLNLFERRSLKSILIPDPPNHKKSEPQMRLAL
- a CDS encoding heavy-metal-associated domain-containing protein, giving the protein MYRFHVPAMTCDGCARAITRAIQRQDPQASISALPSSHRVDIQTGLDKGQLVHILEEAGYGDGLEEIPHG
- a CDS encoding HPP family protein, whose amino-acid sequence is MSVNHWLHEARALLGIERNTTSHHEKLVSALGAFLGILAVYWGTRWYFPHGFMHTAGTLIMVTSMGASAVLLFAVPQGALSQPWQVLGGHLISAFVGVSCQQMFPDQTWTPALAVGLAVGAMHYARCIHPPGGATALAAVIGGPEIYRLEYYYLLMPILVNVTSILLMAVAFNALFPWRRYPAHLTRRTLAKPTKTSERQYELTQEDFSAAMEELDSYIDITHDNLTQLLELAKQHAEKNITHPNEIIAGRYYSNGKLGNLWSVRQVIDAADSSPSANKDQVIYKTVAGDGAYATGICLRTEFRLWARYEVKPQANGHWLKCIDE
- a CDS encoding peptidylprolyl isomerase; the encoded protein is MKLPFAQILNNVIGHPLKTTALGLGLLCGAHAHATIVEVQTVLGNVQINLFDHDPATKATVDNFLNYVEGAEGYGNYENNVIHRVTSSSSGKLYVVQAGGYFYDGSLPLKSVKTGPKITNQPIYSNVRGTVAMAKQSSGPDTASSQWFFNLNDVNAENLDTQNGGFTVFGQVISGIDVLDAIAALNRFNMRSPLDAIPLRDYTAEDATNNVTVDDRHLVLISNILVVNADPNSAATLNPVKNTLINKKSDGSSSVGLWMLALLGLMVGLRRAKAKYIAKEC
- a CDS encoding heavy metal translocating P-type ATPase, producing MTCASCVGHVERALSRVVGVTGVNVNLATERAHIELADGTDTAGITPQLISSVEKAGYDASLLTTDATAIDDKEEERNNLQRQLWIAALLTLPVFLLEMGGHLIPALHHWIIATLGNNHWIIQAILTTWVMFGPGQVFYRKGLPALFRLQPDMNSLVALGSLAAWGYSLVATFKADWLPAQAVHVYYEAAAVIVTLILLGRLLEARAKGRTSEAIRQLIKLQPHKAQRLRDGQPEEVDVTALKPGDVVLVRPGERIPMDGQLLEGQSYVDESMMTGEPLPINKKAGDNLIGGTLNTTGSLTYRLTHVGKDTLLARIIQLVEQAQGSKLPIQAVVDQVTRWFVPAVMLIALVTFAVWLAVGPQPALSFALVNAVAVLIIACPCAMGLATPTSIMVATGRAANLGILFRRGDALQTLAEVRVIAFDKTGTLTQGKPELTDFIVADGINSAELLALAAAAEQHSEHPIAQALIKAAAAQALTLPRLLQFEAIPGFGLKAKLETPAGEQILYIGADRLMVHIGLAIDSLSANAERLAHEGKTPIYLAVNGRVAGIMALADTIKPGTREALDTLHQLGYKLAMVSGDNTRTAQAIARQLGIDDVVAEVLPEQKVNVVKTLRQRKGKIAFVGDGINDAPALAEADVGLAMGTGTDIAIESADVVLVRGDVNAVAQGLGLAQATMRNIKQNLFWAFAYNVALIPLAAGLAYPVLGILLSPVFAAGAMALSSVFVVTNALRLRSWRAT